One genomic region from Bacteroidota bacterium encodes:
- a CDS encoding GNAT family N-acetyltransferase, protein MLQFDFSEFPVLHTERMVLCRIVKEDAEEMFRMRCETKGRKYLERDAPASVEEIHELIGKIDHGISNNEVISWAMKEKDSKKLIGNISFHKTNPQHHRAEIGYQLFSEYWNKGFASEAIQRVIAFGFEVMKLHSIEANVNPLNEVSIHLLQKFNFVKEAHFKENYFYNGKFFDTGIYSLLNNKRMG, encoded by the coding sequence ATGTTGCAGTTCGATTTTTCTGAATTTCCTGTGTTGCATACTGAAAGAATGGTGTTGTGCAGGATCGTGAAAGAAGATGCCGAAGAGATGTTCAGGATGCGTTGTGAAACGAAAGGAAGAAAATATCTTGAACGAGATGCGCCCGCTTCGGTGGAAGAGATCCACGAACTCATTGGTAAAATAGATCATGGAATTTCAAACAACGAAGTCATCTCCTGGGCAATGAAGGAGAAGGACAGTAAAAAACTGATCGGCAATATTAGTTTTCATAAAACCAATCCGCAACATCATCGTGCAGAGATCGGTTACCAGCTTTTTTCGGAATACTGGAATAAAGGTTTCGCTTCGGAAGCCATACAGCGGGTTATTGCTTTTGGTTTTGAAGTGATGAAGTTGCACAGCATTGAGGCGAATGTGAATCCGCTGAATGAAGTTTCCATTCACCTGCTTCAAAAATTCAATTTCGTAAAAGAAGCGCATTTCAAAGAGAATTATTTTTACAATGGAAAATTCTTCGATACCGGGATTTATTCATTGCTGAATAATAAAAGAATGGGGTAA
- a CDS encoding branched-chain amino acid aminotransferase: MSTATLKLDIQKTAHSRLPGLDINNLPFGKVFSDHMFLAEYHEGRWVRPRIRPYGELMLSPASSMMHYGQSIFEGMKAYRSDSGRVLLFRPIENQKRLNVSARRMAMPDVPEEIFMEGLVELLRLDQNWVPAGDGRSLYVRPFLIATDDYIGVKPSDSYMFLIIASPVGAYYDHPLKVKVEKTFFRAVEGGVGFVKASGNYGRSLYPSALARKDGYDQLIWTDGREHKYVEESGTMNLMFVIDGKLITPNLSDTILAGITRDSVLTLARDWNLPVEERRVSIDEVQEGLKSGKLTEAFGTGTAATIAHISHIGYEGADFKLPALTDLSFSKKVGKTLDSIRRGRITDPHDWVYRVC, from the coding sequence ATGAGCACCGCAACCCTTAAGCTCGATATCCAGAAAACTGCTCATTCCCGTCTTCCCGGACTCGATATTAATAATCTCCCATTCGGAAAAGTTTTTTCCGATCACATGTTCCTTGCAGAATATCACGAGGGCAGGTGGGTGCGCCCGCGCATACGCCCGTACGGAGAACTTATGCTGAGCCCGGCAAGTTCCATGATGCATTACGGACAATCTATTTTCGAAGGAATGAAAGCGTATCGCTCTGATTCCGGAAGAGTGCTTTTGTTTCGCCCAATAGAAAATCAGAAACGCTTGAATGTTTCCGCCAGGAGAATGGCGATGCCTGATGTGCCGGAAGAAATTTTCATGGAAGGACTTGTTGAATTATTGCGTCTTGATCAGAACTGGGTTCCTGCTGGTGACGGACGTTCACTTTATGTAAGGCCATTTCTCATTGCTACCGACGATTACATTGGTGTAAAGCCATCCGACAGTTATATGTTTCTCATTATTGCTTCACCGGTCGGCGCCTATTACGATCATCCGCTCAAAGTGAAAGTGGAGAAAACTTTTTTCCGCGCTGTAGAAGGTGGAGTAGGTTTTGTGAAAGCTTCCGGAAATTATGGACGTTCACTTTATCCTTCTGCGCTTGCAAGAAAAGACGGTTATGATCAGTTGATATGGACTGACGGTAGAGAACATAAATACGTAGAAGAATCGGGAACAATGAATCTCATGTTTGTCATTGATGGAAAACTGATCACACCGAATTTAAGCGATACCATTCTCGCGGGCATTACTCGCGATAGTGTACTCACGCTCGCGCGCGACTGGAATCTGCCGGTGGAAGAACGCCGTGTTTCCATTGACGAAGTTCAGGAAGGATTGAAAAGCGGAAAACTCACGGAAGCATTCGGTACCGGAACTGCAGCAACCATTGCGCATATTTCTCACATCGGTTATGAAGGAGCAGATTTTAAATTACCTGCGTTGACGGATCTGTCGTTCTCGAAAAAAGTCGGAAAGACACTCGATAGTATTCGTCGCGGCAGAATTACTGATCCCCACGATTGGGTGTACCGTGTTTGCTGA
- a CDS encoding DUF2027 domain-containing protein: MNLHTGDKVRFLNEKGGGVIKKIISSSMAVVEIEDGFQYEYPLNQLVPDSPIEKTGESPDVEGLKFQVQHENETRALNLEQGTLNYPEGIYLAFIPENQHFPSAGKIAVALCNNTTYDIFFTLSLRHGRGWVCMESGAMRPHTEFEMEKYTPQQIGDWGQLKTDILFFSGDQYEHHDPVSDVLKLSGVKFFRDSTFTENELTENRAWISEVEVMEEENKMENVVVTQKDIDRMLKEKEQRISAGKISIPHQKNQFSEKEIDLHIEELIDNYSGMNNAQLIDIQLKKVQQELDEAIAQKLQRIIFIHGVGNGRLKSEVRKLLSHHKGIRFHDASFQRYGFGATEVELF, translated from the coding sequence ATGAATTTACACACCGGCGATAAAGTCCGTTTCCTCAATGAGAAAGGAGGGGGCGTGATCAAAAAGATCATCAGCTCTTCCATGGCTGTTGTGGAGATCGAAGATGGTTTTCAGTATGAATATCCGTTGAATCAACTTGTGCCGGATTCACCCATAGAAAAAACAGGTGAAAGCCCGGATGTTGAAGGTTTAAAGTTCCAGGTTCAACATGAAAATGAAACGCGAGCATTGAACCTTGAACAAGGAACGTTGAACTATCCTGAAGGGATCTATTTAGCATTCATACCGGAAAACCAGCATTTCCCTTCGGCGGGAAAAATTGCAGTGGCGTTGTGTAATAATACAACCTACGATATTTTCTTCACGCTCTCGCTCAGGCACGGGCGCGGGTGGGTGTGCATGGAGTCAGGCGCAATGCGCCCGCACACAGAATTTGAGATGGAAAAATATACTCCGCAGCAAATAGGCGATTGGGGGCAATTGAAAACCGATATTTTATTTTTCAGTGGAGATCAGTACGAACATCACGACCCGGTTTCTGATGTGCTGAAACTTTCCGGCGTTAAATTCTTCAGGGATTCTACATTCACCGAAAACGAACTGACGGAGAATCGTGCATGGATTTCAGAAGTGGAAGTGATGGAAGAAGAAAATAAAATGGAAAATGTGGTCGTCACCCAGAAAGACATTGACCGGATGCTGAAAGAAAAAGAACAACGGATCTCTGCCGGGAAAATTTCTATTCCTCATCAGAAAAATCAATTCAGTGAAAAAGAAATTGATCTTCACATCGAGGAATTGATCGATAATTACAGTGGAATGAACAATGCACAGCTTATCGACATTCAACTTAAAAAAGTGCAGCAGGAACTCGACGAAGCCATCGCGCAGAAATTACAACGTATCATTTTCATTCACGGAGTGGGCAACGGCCGGCTCAAAAGCGAGGTGAGAAAATTATTATCCCACCACAAGGGAATTCGTTTTCACGACGCATCATTTCAGCGATACGGATTCGGTGCAACGGAAGTAGAATTGTTTTGA
- a CDS encoding PDZ domain-containing protein, translating to MNYKLSFQYPSTRYINFEITAENISGEATYIQLPSWRPGRYELGNFAKNVRNFQAWNEEGKEISAMKITKDKWELKTKGVKRLKITYEYFASELNAGSTFLDDSQLYVNPVNCCVYIPDRINEECSVELKIPDGWKTACALKKDGEKKLFAKNFDELADSPFISSPTIKHNYFILDGVEFHLWFQGVSKPEWSSVISDFFIFINEQMCIYKTFPSEHYHFLFQVMPQRIHHGVEHTASTVIALGPAHKLMGEVYNEFLGVSCHELFHAWNIKSIRPAEMLPYDYTKENYSRLGYVCEGVTTYYGDYLLLRSGVWTEEEFWPAFHERMQKHFESHARYFLSVAESSFDTWLDGYVPGAPHRKTSIYHEGCLLAFVTDIFIRKNTSAKKSLDDVMRKLWTDFALKGRGYTEADYKKLVEETSGADFSYYWNNFFYKANDYEPVLREAFAVIGCELEFAHSRRPHEDLFGFKITEPNGATRVSEIYYHSPAEKAGLSVGDEIISVNGIQLKADMAEWLRLLGKTEIEFVVTSGNRTQAIKMKSDGTHYYSDPRVKRTATADETMKMHWKSWSGRPF from the coding sequence GTGAATTACAAACTTTCATTCCAGTATCCGTCCACACGTTATATCAATTTTGAGATCACTGCAGAAAACATAAGCGGTGAGGCCACTTACATTCAGCTTCCGTCGTGGAGGCCGGGGCGTTATGAGCTCGGAAATTTTGCAAAGAATGTGAGAAATTTTCAGGCATGGAATGAAGAGGGGAAAGAAATTTCTGCAATGAAGATCACAAAAGACAAATGGGAATTGAAGACGAAAGGTGTGAAGCGGCTGAAGATCACTTATGAATATTTTGCATCGGAACTGAATGCAGGTTCCACTTTTCTCGACGATTCGCAGTTGTATGTCAATCCGGTGAACTGCTGCGTTTATATTCCTGATCGTATCAATGAAGAATGTTCTGTTGAATTGAAAATTCCGGACGGATGGAAAACGGCTTGTGCGTTAAAAAAGGACGGAGAAAAAAAACTTTTTGCAAAGAATTTCGATGAGCTTGCCGATAGTCCGTTCATTTCTTCACCGACCATCAAGCATAATTATTTTATTCTCGACGGAGTTGAATTCCACCTCTGGTTCCAGGGTGTGAGCAAACCGGAATGGTCATCTGTTATTTCCGATTTTTTTATTTTCATCAATGAGCAGATGTGCATTTACAAAACTTTTCCATCGGAACATTATCATTTTCTTTTCCAGGTGATGCCCCAGCGCATTCATCATGGTGTGGAGCATACCGCATCAACAGTAATCGCACTCGGCCCGGCTCACAAACTGATGGGCGAAGTTTACAATGAATTTCTCGGTGTGAGTTGCCATGAATTATTCCATGCGTGGAATATAAAATCCATTCGCCCTGCGGAAATGCTTCCTTATGATTACACGAAAGAAAATTATTCGCGCCTCGGGTATGTGTGCGAAGGTGTGACTACTTATTATGGCGATTATCTTCTGTTGCGATCCGGTGTTTGGACGGAAGAGGAATTCTGGCCTGCTTTTCATGAGCGCATGCAGAAACATTTTGAAAGTCACGCTCGCTATTTTCTTTCCGTAGCGGAATCTTCATTCGACACCTGGCTCGACGGATATGTTCCGGGCGCTCCACACAGAAAGACTTCTATTTATCATGAAGGATGTTTGCTTGCTTTTGTCACCGATATTTTCATCCGGAAAAATACTTCAGCAAAAAAATCGCTCGATGATGTGATGAGAAAACTCTGGACTGATTTTGCATTGAAAGGACGGGGATACACGGAGGCAGATTACAAAAAACTCGTTGAAGAAACGTCAGGTGCAGATTTTTCCTATTACTGGAATAATTTTTTCTACAAAGCAAATGATTATGAACCTGTCCTGCGGGAAGCGTTCGCTGTGATCGGTTGTGAACTGGAGTTTGCACATTCGCGCAGGCCGCACGAAGATCTTTTCGGATTCAAGATCACGGAGCCGAATGGCGCCACGAGAGTTTCCGAAATTTATTACCATTCTCCTGCAGAGAAAGCCGGGCTTTCTGTTGGCGATGAAATTATTTCTGTGAATGGAATACAATTGAAGGCCGATATGGCGGAATGGCTGAGGTTGCTTGGTAAAACAGAAATT
- a CDS encoding DUF1801 domain-containing protein, with product MRSNASTPEEYIESLPADRKKVFAELRNAFRKNLPEGYKESMAYGMITYCIPLSTYPKGYHVSPGTPLGLVSIASQKNFLAVYHMGLYMDSKLLKWFRDEYKKQSKGKLDMGKSCVRLKKLDDIPFKLFADLAKKITVETYIEKYERVLKKIGKL from the coding sequence ATGAGATCGAACGCATCAACGCCCGAAGAATATATTGAATCACTTCCTGCTGACCGGAAAAAAGTATTTGCCGAATTACGTAATGCGTTCAGAAAAAATCTGCCTGAGGGTTATAAAGAAAGTATGGCTTACGGAATGATCACGTATTGTATTCCGCTTTCCACTTATCCTAAAGGTTATCATGTTTCACCCGGAACTCCATTGGGACTTGTGAGCATAGCTTCGCAGAAAAATTTTCTCGCAGTTTACCACATGGGCTTGTACATGGATTCGAAATTGCTGAAATGGTTCCGGGATGAATACAAGAAACAATCGAAAGGAAAACTTGACATGGGCAAGAGTTGTGTCCGTTTGAAAAAATTGGACGACATTCCGTTCAAACTGTTCGCCGATCTCGCGAAGAAGATAACGGTTGAAACTTATATCGAAAAGTATGAACGTGTTTTGAAGAAGATTGGAAAGTTATAA
- the bshA gene encoding N-acetyl-alpha-D-glucosaminyl L-malate synthase BshA produces MKIGIVCYPTFGGSGVVATELGKALAKKGHQVHFITYSQPVRLDSFTENIFYHEVSVSDYPLFDYQPYELVLSSRMVDVVKNEKLDLLHVHYAIPHASAAYVAQQILKDKGISLPFITTLHGTDITLVGRDSSFEPVITFAINHSNAVTAVSESLKRDTYKYFKVDREIEVIPNFICLEDYGVETDQCKKNIFAPNGEKLIVHVSNFRKVKRVEDVLRVFAKVRKEVKVKLILVGDGPERANIEKLCRELKTCDDIISLGKVQYPNEVLAIADLFILPSETESFGLAALEAMASNVPVISTNTGGLPEVNVNGFSGYTSNVGDVEDMAKNAVKILSDEKNLQLFKKQAHDQAKKFDIRNILPMYEELYESVLKVHQPK; encoded by the coding sequence ATGAAAATTGGCATAGTCTGTTATCCTACTTTCGGCGGATCAGGTGTTGTAGCAACTGAACTCGGAAAAGCGCTCGCAAAAAAAGGGCACCAGGTTCATTTCATTACTTACAGTCAGCCGGTGCGTCTCGATTCGTTCACTGAAAATATTTTCTATCACGAAGTTTCCGTTTCCGATTATCCGCTGTTCGATTACCAGCCCTACGAACTTGTTCTGAGCAGTCGTATGGTGGACGTGGTGAAGAATGAAAAACTCGATCTGCTTCACGTGCATTACGCGATTCCGCACGCGAGTGCTGCGTACGTTGCGCAACAGATTTTGAAAGACAAAGGAATTTCATTGCCATTCATTACCACGCTGCACGGAACAGACATTACACTTGTTGGCCGGGATTCGTCCTTCGAGCCCGTGATTACATTCGCCATCAATCATTCGAATGCAGTGACCGCCGTTTCTGAAAGTTTGAAAAGGGATACGTACAAATATTTTAAAGTGGATCGTGAAATTGAAGTGATCCCGAATTTTATTTGTCTCGAAGATTACGGAGTGGAAACAGATCAGTGTAAAAAAAATATTTTCGCGCCGAACGGTGAAAAACTCATTGTGCACGTTTCCAATTTTCGGAAAGTGAAACGCGTGGAAGATGTGTTGCGTGTTTTTGCAAAAGTGCGAAAGGAAGTAAAAGTGAAACTAATCCTCGTGGGCGATGGTCCCGAGCGCGCGAACATTGAAAAACTCTGCCGCGAACTGAAAACATGCGATGACATTATTTCATTGGGAAAAGTGCAGTATCCGAATGAAGTGCTTGCTATTGCCGATCTTTTTATTCTTCCATCGGAAACAGAAAGTTTCGGTTTGGCCGCGCTTGAAGCGATGGCTTCCAATGTTCCGGTGATCTCCACAAATACCGGAGGATTGCCGGAAGTGAATGTGAATGGATTTTCGGGTTACACGAGTAATGTGGGTGATGTGGAGGATATGGCGAAGAATGCAGTGAAAATTCTCTCGGATGAAAAAAATCTTCAGCTCTTCAAAAAACAGGCGCACGACCAGGCAAAAAAATTCGACATCCGGAATATTTTACCGATGTATGAAGAACTTTATGAAAGTGTTCTGAAAGTTCATCAGCCGAAATAA
- a CDS encoding ABC transporter ATP-binding protein: MSLIKASGIKKSYGDLHVLRGIDMEISKGEIVSIVGASGAGKTTLLTILGTLDRADEGKLIIDGEELNKLNGKNISSFRNRKIGFVFQFHHLLPEFSALENVCMPAYIAGTSKPEAEKKGKELLAMLGLSERETHKPSELSGGEQQRVAVARALINDPAVIFADEPSGNLDSATSKGLHELFFHLRKELGQTFVIVTHNEELARMADRKLTIRDGIIM, translated from the coding sequence ATGTCACTCATCAAAGCATCCGGAATAAAAAAATCTTATGGCGATCTGCATGTTCTTCGCGGCATCGATATGGAAATTTCTAAAGGAGAGATCGTTTCTATTGTAGGAGCAAGTGGCGCAGGAAAAACTACTTTACTTACTATTCTCGGCACACTCGACCGCGCTGATGAAGGAAAACTGATCATTGACGGGGAAGAACTGAATAAGCTGAATGGAAAAAATATTTCATCGTTCCGCAACAGGAAGATCGGTTTTGTTTTCCAGTTCCATCACCTGCTTCCTGAATTTTCTGCGCTCGAGAATGTGTGCATGCCTGCGTACATTGCCGGAACTTCAAAACCTGAGGCAGAAAAAAAAGGAAAAGAACTCCTGGCCATGCTCGGACTTTCTGAAAGAGAAACACACAAACCATCTGAGCTTTCCGGCGGTGAACAGCAGCGTGTGGCTGTAGCGAGGGCGCTCATCAATGATCCTGCTGTAATTTTCGCTGACGAACCTTCCGGGAATCTTGATTCTGCAACTTCAAAAGGCCTGCATGAATTATTTTTTCATTTGAGAAAAGAACTGGGACAAACTTTTGTGATCGTCACACACAATGAAGAACTGGCGCGTATGGCCGATCGCAAATTAACCATCAGGGATGGAATCATCATGTGA